The Deltaproteobacteria bacterium genomic interval GGCTCTGCGAGATCCGGCTCTCTTTCCCTCTCAACATAAAGCTTCTTTACATCCTCGGGCTTCATCTTCGTAAGTTCTTTTAAAAACTTCTCGTACTTGCCGCTCTTAACGTCCTTAACCCTTTTCTCAAGGTGCTCGGCCTTTGGAAGTATGTGGCCGCCGTAGAGACGCCTTACGAACATCGCAGCTGTAAACTGGGAAATCTGCGCCGGGCACCTTGACGCGCAAAGCCCGCACATCACGCAATCGAAGCTCTTATGGGCCGCGCCCTCAAGGTCGCCTCTCTTCATAAGGGCGATATAGTCCATGACATCTATGTCCATGGGGCATGTTCTCGTGCACGTGCCGCAGCCAACGCACTTAAAGACCTCCGGATACAGGCGCCTAAGCTCGCCGTGGTGGTCGGAGCTCATCTTATCGAGTTCATAGTTCGGGCGGTTTGCCGGGAAGAACGGCAGCTGAACGACTATCATATTCTCGCCAACAACCGTCTGGCACGCAAGCCCTGCGCGAAGCTTATAATCGCCGACAAAACGGTAGAAGGTCGCGCAAGCGCCGCATATGCCGCCTCTACAACCGCAGCCCCTTATGTACTTGAAGCCTGCGTACTCTATGGCCTTCATCACCGTAATGGTCTCGGGGACCTTGTACTCGCGGCCCATGATGAAGACCGGTATCATCTTCGCGTCCTTTGGCGGGATGGTCATGTCGCCGGTGGCTATTTGTTTTAATTTCTTCGTGTCCTTGCTCATAGCGTATGCTCCGTAGAGTTTGTCGGTTAAACTTCCCTTAAAAGTCGTTGTACATCTTTTTAACTTCCGTTGCCGTGTAAACAGGGCCTTC includes:
- a CDS encoding 4Fe-4S dicluster domain-containing protein; amino-acid sequence: MSKDTKKLKQIATGDMTIPPKDAKMIPVFIMGREYKVPETITVMKAIEYAGFKYIRGCGCRGGICGACATFYRFVGDYKLRAGLACQTVVGENMIVVQLPFFPANRPNYELDKMSSDHHGELRRLYPEVFKCVGCGTCTRTCPMDIDVMDYIALMKRGDLEGAAHKSFDCVMCGLCASRCPAQISQFTAAMFVRRLYGGHILPKAEHLEKRVKDVKSGKYEKFLKELTKMKPEDVKKLYVEREREPDLAEPGTWLPKDTSKL